A stretch of Prunus dulcis chromosome 6, ALMONDv2, whole genome shotgun sequence DNA encodes these proteins:
- the LOC117632608 gene encoding developmentally-regulated G-protein 3, whose translation MATLMQKIKDIEDEMARTQKNKATAHHLGLLKAKLAKLRRDLLEPPSKGGGGAGEGFDVTKSGDARVGLVGFPSVGKSTLLNKLTGTFSEVASYEFTTLTCIPGVIVYRGAKIQLLDLPGIIEGAKDGKGRGRQVISTARTCNCILIVLDAIKPITHKRLIEKELEGFGIRLNKEPPNLTFRKKDKGGINFTSTVTNTHLDLDTVKAICSEYRIHNADITLRFDATADDLIDVIEGSRIYMPCIYVVNKIDQITLEELEILDKLPHYCPVSAHLEWNLDGLLEKIWEYLNLTRIYTKPKGMNPDYEDPVILSSKTRTVEDFCERIHKDFIKQFKYALVWGSSAKHKPQRVGKEHLLEDEDVVQIIKKV comes from the exons ATGGCGACTTTGATGCAGAAAATTAAGGACATCGAAGATGAG ATGGCTAGGACTCAAAAGAACAAGGCTACTGCCCATCACTTGGGCTTGCTGAAG GCTAAACTTGCAAAGCTCAGGAGAGACCTACTTGAGCCTCCATCaaaaggtggtggtggtgcggGTGAAGGTTTTGATGTTACTAAAAGCGGAGATGCAAGAGTTGGTTTGGTGGGTTTCCCTTCAGTTGGGAAATCTACACTGCTGAACAAATTAACAGGGACCTTCTCAGAG GTTGCTTCCTATGAATTCACGACCTTGACTTGCATCCCAGGTGTGATCGTGTATCGAGGTGCAAAAATTCAG TTGTTAGATCTACCTGGAATTATTGAGGGTGCTAAGGATGGAAAAGGTAGAGGAAGACAG GTTATCAGCACTGCTAggacatgcaattgcattttaaTTGTTCTTGATGCAATAAAGCCAATAACTCACAAGCGTCTAATTGAGAAAGAGCTTGAGGGATTTGGCATAAG GTTAAACAAGGAACCACCTAACCTGACCTTCAGGAAGAAAGATAAGGGTGGGATTAATTTCACGTCAACAGTTACCAACACACATCTGGATCTTGATACTGTGAAGGCAATATGTAGCGAATACAGAATTCACAATGCTGATATCACTCTTAGGTTTGATGCAACTGCTGATGACCTCATAGATGTAATTGAAGGCAGTAGGATATATATGCCTTGCATCTATGTTGTGAACAAGATTGATCAGATTACACTTGAAGAGCTTGAGATTTTGGATAAACTTCCTCACTACTGTCCAGTCag TGCTCACCTGGAATGGAATCTCGATGGTTTGCTGGAGAAAATATGGGAGTATCTTAATTTAACTCGCATATATACAAAACCTAAAGGGATGAATCCAGACTATGAAGATCCTGTGATTCTGTCGTCTAAGACAAGAACGGTTGAGGATTTCTGTGAACGGATTCATAAAGATTTTATTAAACAATTTAAGTA TGCTCTGGTTTGGGGGTCAAGCGCGAAACACAAGCCCCAAAGAGTTGGCAAG GAGCATCTCCTCGAAGATGAAGATGTTGTTCAGATTATCAAAAAGGTGTGA